Part of the Actinomycetes bacterium genome is shown below.
AGTCCTCCCCGGAGACTCCGTCGTCGCTCGCCGCGGCGGCGGGCTGCTCTGGGTCGACGCACCCGGCTCGCCGGCCCTCGTCGCAGCCCTTCACGCCTGCCTGGGTGTGTCGGGTCCCGGTGCCGACCGTGTGCTGTCCGCCGTCGCCAGCCAGGTGAGCTCCCTCGCCCACGGGTCCGCCTCGTTCGCGCTCGTCCTGTCCGACCCGACAGGGGGCGCCGGCACGGGTGTCGCCCTGTGGTCGGGCAAGGGTCAGCCGGCCGTCGACGGCGTGCCGGTGTCCGGGTCGTCGGTGGAGGGCTGCACGCTCGCCTCCGGCTTCACCCTCGGCCAGACGCTGTACGTCGGGCCGGGTGCGGCGGCGCCGCAGATGCCGCCGGGGGTCGCCTACGACCTCGTCGAGGGCACGGTGCCCGGCTCGGGCGCCATGCTGCAGCTCGCCCGGGCCGCGTCGTCGGCGTCCTCCGCCGTCCCCGCCGCCCCCGCGGGCCCGTCGCCGTTCAGTGCGTCGTCGGACGCCGGCATCGGCTCGGGCGCGACCCGCGCGCCCAGCTCGGCGGTGGAGTCCGGTGAGCAGACCGCCTTCTGGCGCCCTGAGCAGACCGCGGCGCCGGTGCTCCGCTTCGACGACGGCATGGTCGTCACCGTCGACGAGGACCTCGTCCTCGGCCGTCGCCCCGACAACCACGAGCTCGTGGCCAGCGGCTCGGCCCGCCCCGTGCCGATCGCCGACACGCAGAACGTGCTCTCCTCGGCGCACGCCGCCCTGCAGCGCTCGGGTCGCGAGGTGTCCCTCGTCGACCTGGGGTCGCTCAACGGCACGCACGTCGCCGGACCCGAGGCCACCGAGTGGACTCAGCTCGAGCCGGGTGTCGCCCACCCGCTCTCCGACGGCGACCGCCTGCTCCTCGGCTGGACCGTCATCACCTTCGAGCAGCCGCAGGACTAGAACCCCCCGCACTGAGAACGAGAGCCCCGGCCCGTCGGACCGGGGCTCTCGGCGTCTCGGCCCCGAAAGCCGAGTTGTGGTCGTCCGCCACGGCGTGTCGTCCCGTGTCAGTGGCAACAACTCGACACTCGACCGGCCATAGTCCGACGGTGAAGAGAGAGCACGCGCGGCTGGTGGCCGCCGCGGGGCGGGTCCAGGAGGACCTTCGGCGCACGACGGCTCAACCGTGGGTGTGTTCCCTGAGCGCCGACTACGTGCTCACCCTGACGGATGGCG
Proteins encoded:
- a CDS encoding FHA domain-containing protein; this encodes VLPGDSVVARRGGGLLWVDAPGSPALVAALHACLGVSGPGADRVLSAVASQVSSLAHGSASFALVLSDPTGGAGTGVALWSGKGQPAVDGVPVSGSSVEGCTLASGFTLGQTLYVGPGAAAPQMPPGVAYDLVEGTVPGSGAMLQLARAASSASSAVPAAPAGPSPFSASSDAGIGSGATRAPSSAVESGEQTAFWRPEQTAAPVLRFDDGMVVTVDEDLVLGRRPDNHELVASGSARPVPIADTQNVLSSAHAALQRSGREVSLVDLGSLNGTHVAGPEATEWTQLEPGVAHPLSDGDRLLLGWTVITFEQPQD